The following coding sequences are from one Leptospira stimsonii window:
- a CDS encoding DUF1564 domain-containing protein yields the protein MGQIYLNTNQEIQSALVLSRMNVETILIPEKYLNRLSEKERKALPKRILPLLRRYQKLILSLRRINRNARKTLYQRDQGKLKRINMRIDTGVWALLGVLAAAHGVSRCFMVNYLFWLEDSGGGIYLDRILNVGCPTFQNLYSYIWHLDLLKNKITKRLEFEPNPIQILTPEDYS from the coding sequence ATGGGACAAATCTATCTAAATACAAATCAAGAAATTCAATCCGCTTTAGTTTTATCGAGGATGAACGTCGAGACGATCTTAATTCCTGAAAAATATTTGAATCGTTTGAGCGAAAAAGAAAGAAAAGCGCTTCCGAAACGAATCTTGCCGCTTTTGAGGAGATATCAGAAACTCATTCTTTCCCTCAGGAGAATCAATCGAAACGCTAGAAAAACTCTTTATCAGAGGGATCAAGGAAAACTCAAAAGAATCAATATGAGAATTGATACCGGAGTTTGGGCTCTTCTCGGCGTCTTAGCGGCCGCACACGGTGTCTCCCGTTGTTTTATGGTGAATTACCTTTTCTGGCTGGAAGATTCTGGAGGCGGAATTTACCTTGATAGAATTTTGAATGTGGGATGTCCCACCTTTCAAAATCTCTACAGTTATATCTGGCACCTAGATCTACTCAAAAACAAGATAACAAAAAGGTTGGAATTCGAACCAAACCCAATTCAGATCCTTACGCCGGAGGATTATTCCTAA
- the thiH gene encoding 2-iminoacetate synthase ThiH, with translation MYTELFEKTSFETGSQIIRSKTKEDVERALHRASLGVSLDFEDYLSLVSPSASSYLEPMAFLSKEIKKERFGNIIQLFMPLYLSNECRSSCLYCGFSYENKIPRKTLTEEEIRKEAEVLQSKGIRHLVILTGEDYSKTNLNYILRAISILREFFDSIAIEIYPLDTDDYRTVIDSGVEALIVYQETYDPEVYVENHYRGIKKNMRYRLEAPDRGGKAGFRRIGLGALLGLSDPLGEMFKLGEHAKYLMGEYWKTSFQISLPRMRPAAGEFQKILPVSDRDFVRYLFALRISFPDIGMVLSTRESANLRDHLSRLGITSMSVESKTEPGGYSNSGALKQFEIEDDRSVSEIVSSLKKSGLDPVFKDFDRALFGSKETL, from the coding sequence ATGTACACGGAGCTCTTTGAAAAAACTTCCTTCGAGACCGGTTCACAAATCATCCGGTCCAAAACAAAGGAAGATGTGGAAAGGGCTCTTCACAGAGCTTCTCTGGGTGTTTCTCTCGACTTCGAGGATTATCTTTCTCTCGTTTCTCCCAGCGCTTCTTCCTATCTCGAGCCGATGGCTTTTCTTTCCAAGGAAATCAAAAAGGAACGATTCGGAAATATCATTCAACTTTTTATGCCCCTCTATCTTTCGAACGAGTGTCGCTCATCTTGTCTCTATTGCGGATTCAGCTACGAGAATAAGATTCCGAGAAAAACTCTTACCGAAGAGGAAATACGAAAAGAGGCGGAGGTTCTTCAGTCGAAGGGGATTCGGCATCTCGTGATTCTTACTGGGGAAGATTATAGTAAGACCAATTTGAACTATATCCTTCGAGCAATTTCGATCTTAAGAGAATTCTTCGATTCGATCGCGATCGAAATCTATCCTCTGGATACGGACGACTATCGGACCGTGATCGATTCCGGAGTAGAGGCGCTGATCGTGTATCAGGAAACGTATGACCCGGAAGTGTATGTGGAAAATCATTACCGGGGAATCAAAAAAAATATGCGCTATCGTTTGGAAGCGCCGGACAGAGGAGGGAAGGCCGGATTTCGAAGAATCGGGCTCGGCGCACTTTTGGGGCTTTCGGATCCTCTTGGTGAAATGTTTAAGCTTGGAGAACATGCAAAATATCTAATGGGAGAATATTGGAAAACTTCGTTTCAGATTTCTCTTCCGAGAATGCGTCCCGCCGCAGGAGAATTTCAGAAAATTCTTCCGGTGAGCGATCGGGATTTTGTCCGTTATCTTTTTGCGCTTCGTATTTCATTTCCGGATATCGGAATGGTTCTTTCCACAAGAGAATCCGCCAATCTGAGAGATCATCTTTCGCGTCTTGGAATTACGAGTATGTCCGTGGAATCAAAAACGGAACCGGGCGGCTATTCCAATTCCGGAGCGCTGAAACAATTCGAGATCGAAGACGATCGTTCCGTTTCAGAGATCGTTTCTTCTCTCAAAAAATCAGGTCTGGATCCGGTTTTTAAAGACTTCGATCGAGCCTTGTTCGGATCGAAAGAAACTCTTTGA
- a CDS encoding chromosome segregation SMC family protein, giving the protein MYLKSLNIVGFKTFADETEVLLDPGFTAVVGPNGSGKSNIVDAVKWVFGEKSAKGLRGDKMDDVIFHGSEARKPAGYAEVSVIFDNSSRLIKMDYPSVKMTRRLYLDGNNEYCINDSRVQRKDIEKLLMDTGIGKSSYSIMEQGKVDRILHSKPEERRLIFEEAAGVSRFKMERQEALKRLDDTKQNLLRIQDIMNSMKKEMEVKEKQAERAEAYFKLKAELDETDKIIRYLKYSTLTKKLKASEEELQSIKDKNQTLLETISEETGRIEVLEKDKAEIEKRVSEIDKKLYDHLSQTKIQKEKIEKNKQIILEYEERISDMTETLNSEESSLSLLVIDLERIQRECSELQGEVELLEEEITKLKNSKLVLEKQIEDENHSVLEKESKIGANDKAHNELRERLKEVIFELISQLESRKKEAIDTETRRKELKEFLLSKMSEYAVQIQELRNNLQLSDNSKVAAVLETLDLGDVQSKLEEFVHLEDMIRNILFDRDGFLSRKETLDQQIEDLILDNENLTRSIKDSGLKIEALREDLEANKEQTVFLEKKVLELGSERNARLEAAKAIGLRREEIEKRIQNAKDSIQNVITKKQEFEKEVSVLEQQIESSYNEFLDMSRALESEKETLRNILKEIQTLKHDIQKNQDDFKNLIPVLTEKERTASGLKVQIDSFTEELYNDYSISEQELSAEFEKRDLERTKEEVKLKRLKSDIQMLGSINPLSIEEYRSVKEIYEHHRVQKEDIEKSKGDVEDVLNRINEESEKLFRETFEKIRENFQETFSTLFNGGRAILELTESEDSLNAGIEIMAEPPGKHVQNLRLLSGGEKSMTAIALLFAIYMVKPSPFCFLDEIDAALDEANKLRFCQILDKFKDKSQFIVITHAQSTINRANSIFGVTNEEPGISKILSLKLDEAAHLAERVTEAAV; this is encoded by the coding sequence ATGTATTTAAAAAGCCTGAATATTGTTGGATTCAAAACGTTCGCGGACGAGACGGAAGTTCTTCTCGATCCGGGTTTTACCGCCGTGGTAGGACCGAATGGAAGCGGTAAGTCGAATATCGTAGACGCGGTGAAATGGGTCTTCGGTGAGAAGTCTGCGAAGGGACTTCGCGGTGATAAGATGGACGACGTCATCTTTCACGGCTCCGAAGCTCGCAAACCCGCCGGTTACGCCGAAGTCTCGGTGATCTTTGATAATTCTTCCCGACTCATCAAGATGGATTATCCATCGGTCAAGATGACTCGTCGTCTTTACTTGGATGGGAACAACGAATACTGTATCAACGATTCGAGGGTTCAGAGAAAGGACATCGAAAAACTTCTCATGGATACCGGAATCGGAAAGTCTTCTTATTCCATCATGGAACAAGGAAAGGTGGATCGGATTCTCCATTCCAAACCGGAAGAAAGAAGATTGATCTTCGAAGAGGCGGCCGGTGTTTCCCGTTTCAAAATGGAACGTCAAGAAGCCCTCAAACGTCTGGACGATACAAAACAAAACCTCCTTCGTATCCAAGACATCATGAATTCCATGAAAAAGGAAATGGAAGTCAAAGAGAAACAAGCCGAAAGAGCGGAGGCCTATTTCAAACTCAAAGCCGAGTTAGACGAAACCGATAAGATCATCCGTTATCTCAAATACAGCACTCTTACAAAAAAACTAAAGGCTTCCGAAGAGGAACTCCAATCCATCAAGGATAAGAATCAAACTCTTCTCGAAACGATCAGCGAAGAAACCGGAAGAATCGAAGTATTAGAAAAAGATAAAGCTGAGATCGAAAAACGCGTTTCCGAAATCGATAAAAAATTATACGATCACCTTTCCCAAACCAAGATCCAAAAAGAAAAGATCGAGAAAAACAAACAGATCATCCTCGAATACGAAGAAAGAATTTCCGATATGACGGAAACTCTAAACTCCGAAGAATCTTCTCTGAGCCTTCTTGTCATCGATTTGGAAAGAATTCAAAGAGAATGTTCCGAACTCCAAGGAGAAGTCGAACTCCTCGAGGAAGAAATTACTAAATTAAAAAATTCGAAATTGGTTCTCGAAAAACAAATCGAAGACGAAAATCACAGCGTTCTCGAAAAAGAATCCAAGATCGGCGCGAACGACAAGGCTCACAACGAACTCAGAGAAAGACTCAAAGAAGTCATCTTTGAATTGATCAGCCAACTCGAATCCAGAAAAAAAGAAGCCATCGATACGGAAACTCGCAGAAAGGAACTCAAGGAATTTCTTCTTTCCAAGATGTCCGAATACGCGGTGCAAATCCAAGAGTTACGGAACAATCTACAACTCTCGGACAATTCTAAAGTGGCGGCGGTTCTGGAAACCTTGGATCTCGGAGACGTTCAATCCAAGTTAGAAGAATTTGTTCATCTGGAAGACATGATCCGAAACATTCTTTTTGATCGGGACGGTTTTCTTTCCCGAAAAGAAACCTTGGATCAACAGATCGAAGATCTCATCCTGGACAACGAAAATCTCACGAGAAGTATCAAAGACTCCGGTTTAAAGATCGAAGCTCTCAGAGAGGATCTGGAAGCGAACAAGGAACAAACCGTATTCTTAGAAAAGAAAGTTCTGGAACTCGGGTCCGAAAGAAATGCAAGGCTGGAAGCCGCAAAAGCGATCGGACTTCGCAGAGAAGAAATCGAAAAAAGAATCCAGAACGCAAAGGATTCCATCCAAAACGTAATCACTAAAAAACAAGAATTCGAAAAGGAAGTTTCCGTGCTCGAACAACAGATCGAGTCGAGCTATAACGAATTCTTAGATATGAGCCGCGCCTTAGAATCGGAAAAAGAAACGCTTCGGAATATCTTAAAAGAGATCCAAACTCTCAAACACGATATTCAGAAAAATCAGGACGATTTTAAAAATCTCATCCCCGTTTTGACGGAGAAAGAAAGAACCGCTTCCGGTCTGAAAGTGCAGATCGATTCTTTCACGGAAGAATTGTACAATGATTATTCCATCTCGGAACAAGAACTCAGCGCCGAGTTTGAAAAGAGAGACTTGGAAAGAACCAAGGAAGAAGTCAAACTCAAACGTCTCAAATCCGACATTCAGATGTTGGGATCGATCAATCCTCTTTCCATCGAAGAATACAGAAGTGTCAAAGAGATTTACGAACACCACCGTGTTCAAAAAGAGGATATCGAAAAGTCGAAAGGGGACGTGGAAGACGTTCTCAACCGGATCAACGAAGAATCGGAAAAACTCTTTCGAGAAACCTTCGAGAAGATCCGCGAGAATTTTCAAGAAACCTTTTCTACCCTCTTCAACGGCGGAAGGGCGATTCTTGAACTTACCGAAAGCGAGGATAGCTTAAACGCTGGAATCGAAATTATGGCGGAACCTCCCGGCAAACACGTTCAAAACCTAAGACTTCTTTCCGGCGGTGAAAAATCCATGACGGCGATCGCGCTTTTGTTTGCGATTTACATGGTAAAACCTTCTCCGTTCTGTTTCTTGGATGAGATCGATGCGGCTTTGGACGAGGCGAATAAACTTCGCTTCTGTCAGATTTTGGATAAGTTTAAGGACAAGTCTCAGTTTATCGTGATCACGCACGCGCAGTCCACGATCAACAGAGCGAATTCCATCTTCGGTGTTACGAACGAAGAACCGGGAATTTCGAAAATTCTATCCTTAAAACTAGACGAAGCGGCTCATCTCGCGGAAAGGGTTACGGAAGCCGCGGTGTAA
- a CDS encoding HD domain-containing phosphohydrolase yields MIVEDSLMDLRLIQHHLEKDYETILVQDSNLAIQIARTHQPDLILMDIMMPQIGGVEVCRKLKNYPQTTDIPVIFITSIEDPKMETLGFKMGAVDFFKKPFSPPIFRARIKSHLELSRLLEIKSSRLEIIRRLVVASEYRDNETGNHILRMSKYCQVIANHYGLSAEEVEDIYNASAMHDVGKIGIPDSILRKNGRLTSEEFEVIKTHPVIGANIIGEHETGLLKVAREICIGHHEKWDGSGYPYGLKGEEISISARIASVADVFDALTTNRPYKNGWPIGQAVEYIRSQSGISFDPEIVEIFEENIVDLLRAKVEFTAHTQMNGKDTQNEEIIA; encoded by the coding sequence ATGATCGTAGAAGATAGCCTGATGGATTTAAGACTGATCCAACATCATTTGGAAAAGGATTATGAAACGATCCTTGTTCAAGACTCGAACTTGGCGATCCAAATTGCAAGAACACATCAGCCGGACTTGATTCTTATGGATATTATGATGCCTCAAATCGGAGGCGTGGAAGTTTGTCGCAAATTAAAAAACTATCCGCAGACGACGGATATTCCCGTAATCTTTATCACATCCATAGAAGATCCGAAAATGGAAACGCTCGGTTTCAAAATGGGCGCTGTAGATTTTTTTAAAAAACCGTTTAGCCCGCCCATATTCAGAGCGAGAATCAAGTCGCATCTCGAACTCAGTAGATTGTTGGAAATTAAATCCTCTCGTTTGGAAATCATTCGAAGATTGGTTGTCGCTTCGGAATACAGAGACAATGAAACCGGAAATCATATTCTAAGAATGAGTAAATATTGCCAAGTAATCGCGAATCATTACGGGCTTTCCGCGGAAGAAGTGGAGGACATCTACAACGCTTCAGCGATGCACGACGTAGGCAAAATCGGCATTCCGGATTCTATCCTAAGAAAAAACGGCAGATTGACGTCTGAAGAATTCGAGGTCATCAAGACACATCCTGTGATCGGAGCAAACATCATAGGAGAACACGAAACTGGTTTGCTCAAAGTTGCGAGAGAAATTTGTATTGGCCATCACGAAAAATGGGACGGCTCCGGTTATCCCTACGGACTCAAAGGGGAAGAAATCAGCATTTCCGCAAGGATCGCATCGGTCGCCGATGTCTTTGATGCATTGACCACCAACCGTCCATATAAAAACGGATGGCCGATCGGACAAGCAGTGGAATACATCCGATCGCAGTCGGGAATTTCATTCGATCCGGAAATCGTAGAAATCTTCGAAGAAAATATTGTCGATCTGTTGAGAGCAAAGGTTGAATTCACCGCTCACACTCAGATGAACGGGAAAGACACTCAAAACGAAGAAATCATCGCGTAA
- a CDS encoding thiazole synthase — protein sequence MLNEFKELADSLVIAGRTFHSRLFLGTGKFSSGQIMQNAIEASGTEVVTVALRRVDLESPEDDILTHIDRDRILLLANTSGARNAEEAIRLAILARELGAGEWVKLEVTPDPVYLLPDPIETLKAAKILVKEGFKVLPYINADPILCKHLEDAGCATVMPLGSPIGSNLGISTKTNLEIIISQSKIPVVVDAGLGLPSHAAEAMELGADAVLVNTAIAIAKDPVSIAKAFQLATIAGRMGRLYSGKGKKFTWEASASSPLTGFLNEEERNVHGAL from the coding sequence ATGTTAAACGAATTCAAAGAACTCGCGGATTCTCTCGTGATTGCAGGACGGACCTTTCACTCCAGGCTCTTTTTAGGAACCGGAAAGTTTTCCTCCGGACAGATCATGCAAAATGCGATCGAGGCTTCCGGAACCGAGGTGGTCACGGTTGCGTTACGAAGAGTGGATTTGGAATCTCCCGAAGACGATATTCTTACGCATATCGATCGGGATCGAATTCTTCTTCTCGCAAATACGAGCGGCGCACGAAACGCAGAGGAGGCCATACGTTTAGCAATTCTTGCGAGAGAATTGGGAGCGGGAGAGTGGGTGAAGTTAGAGGTCACACCCGATCCGGTATATCTTCTTCCCGATCCGATAGAAACCCTCAAGGCCGCAAAGATTCTTGTCAAAGAAGGATTTAAGGTGCTTCCCTACATCAATGCCGATCCGATTCTTTGTAAACATCTGGAAGACGCCGGTTGTGCAACTGTGATGCCCTTGGGTTCTCCGATCGGATCCAATTTGGGAATTTCCACAAAGACAAATCTCGAAATCATCATCTCTCAATCTAAAATCCCGGTCGTCGTGGACGCGGGTCTTGGACTTCCGTCCCACGCGGCGGAAGCGATGGAACTCGGCGCGGATGCGGTTCTTGTAAACACCGCGATCGCAATTGCAAAAGATCCGGTCTCCATTGCAAAGGCTTTTCAACTCGCAACGATCGCAGGAAGAATGGGACGTCTTTATTCCGGAAAAGGAAAAAAGTTTACCTGGGAAGCGTCGGCTTCGAGTCCGTTGACAGGTTTTTTAAACGAAGAAGAGAGAAATGTACACGGAGCTCTTTGA
- the glnA gene encoding type I glutamate--ammonia ligase: MSRTPSEVIAYAKANNVLFYDFRFTDIKGAWHHVSYHTVAITEDSFKGLPFDGSSIPAWQPIDRSDMQLIPDTDAIFLDPFTADPTLVVFCDVFDIYKGALYEKCPRSIAKKALKYLESSGLADTAYFGPENEFFIFDSIKVRDAINVQYYEIDSSEGIWNSHTDFPGATNTGHRPGTKGGYFPVAPVDSQVDLRAAIVKTLHQIGMETFVVHHEVAQGQGEIGVKFGTLIEAADNVQKLKYVVKMVAHQHGKTATFMPKPLYGDNGNGMHCHQSIWKNGVNLFAGKGYQNLSDTAMNYIGGVLTHAKACAAFTNASTNSYKRLLPGFEAPSILAYSAQNRSASCRIPFVNGDKARRVEFRFPDSSANPYLAFAAMLMAGIDGVQKKIDPGPPREEDLFELSLDEIREKGIQQMPHTLREAVENMLLDRDFLKKGDVFTEDFIQTYKAYKFETEIWPWEGRPHPFEFLTTYSC, from the coding sequence ATGTCCAGAACACCTAGTGAAGTTATCGCATACGCCAAGGCGAATAACGTTCTTTTCTACGATTTCCGTTTTACGGATATCAAAGGAGCTTGGCACCACGTATCTTATCACACCGTTGCCATCACTGAAGATTCCTTTAAGGGTCTTCCTTTCGACGGAAGTTCCATCCCTGCATGGCAACCGATCGATCGATCCGATATGCAATTGATTCCCGATACGGACGCGATCTTCTTAGATCCTTTTACTGCGGATCCGACTCTCGTAGTATTCTGCGACGTTTTCGATATCTACAAAGGCGCTCTTTATGAAAAATGTCCTCGTTCCATCGCGAAGAAAGCTCTGAAATATCTTGAGTCTTCCGGACTTGCGGACACCGCTTACTTCGGTCCTGAAAACGAATTTTTTATTTTTGACAGCATCAAAGTCAGAGACGCGATCAACGTTCAATACTATGAAATCGATTCTTCCGAAGGAATTTGGAATTCTCACACCGATTTCCCAGGTGCGACCAACACGGGTCACCGTCCTGGAACGAAAGGTGGTTACTTTCCGGTAGCTCCTGTGGATTCTCAAGTGGATTTGAGAGCGGCGATCGTGAAGACGCTTCACCAAATCGGAATGGAAACGTTTGTGGTTCACCACGAGGTTGCACAAGGGCAAGGTGAAATCGGAGTGAAATTCGGAACTCTGATCGAAGCGGCGGATAACGTTCAAAAACTGAAATACGTAGTGAAGATGGTCGCTCACCAACACGGAAAGACTGCGACTTTTATGCCGAAACCTCTTTACGGTGACAACGGAAACGGGATGCACTGTCACCAGTCGATCTGGAAAAACGGTGTGAACCTTTTTGCCGGAAAAGGATATCAGAATCTGAGCGACACTGCGATGAACTACATCGGCGGTGTTTTGACTCACGCAAAAGCTTGTGCGGCGTTTACGAATGCTTCCACAAATTCTTATAAGAGACTTCTTCCTGGTTTCGAAGCACCTTCGATTTTGGCGTATTCCGCTCAGAACCGTTCCGCTTCTTGTAGAATTCCTTTCGTAAACGGAGACAAAGCAAGAAGAGTGGAGTTCCGTTTCCCAGATTCTTCCGCAAATCCGTATCTTGCTTTCGCGGCTATGTTGATGGCGGGGATCGACGGAGTTCAGAAGAAGATCGATCCGGGTCCACCTCGGGAAGAAGACCTTTTCGAATTGTCTCTGGACGAAATCCGCGAAAAAGGAATTCAGCAGATGCCACACACTTTGAGAGAAGCTGTGGAGAATATGCTTTTGGATAGAGACTTCCTCAAAAAGGGAGACGTTTTTACCGAGGATTTTATCCAGACTTACAAAGCGTATAAGTTTGAAACTGAGATTTGGCCTTGGGAAGGAAGACCTCACCCATTCGAATTTCTTACCACTTATTCTTGCTAA
- a CDS encoding Cys-rich protein has protein sequence MKYLFLMILSFFLLAQSVPAQSPVCSEVCGFYSGCVEQNAPRKLSADEKTKVKAGCLNSCKKHSQAVAACFENHKNQCKPFNDCIVNAYNANKK, from the coding sequence TTGAAATATCTCTTTCTAATGATTCTTTCTTTCTTCCTTCTGGCTCAGTCTGTGCCAGCTCAATCCCCGGTCTGCAGTGAAGTCTGTGGATTCTATTCAGGATGTGTGGAGCAGAACGCTCCGAGAAAGTTAAGCGCGGATGAAAAAACAAAAGTAAAAGCCGGATGTTTGAATTCTTGCAAAAAACATTCTCAAGCGGTTGCGGCTTGTTTCGAAAACCACAAAAATCAGTGCAAACCGTTTAACGACTGTATTGTGAACGCGTACAACGCAAATAAAAAATAG
- a CDS encoding protein-disulfide reductase DsbD family protein produces the protein MILGFLSFFLFTLSLSAEDLSVSWFEEIQKSVSSGVSSGGFEWSTGFVLIAGGILASLLPCVYPLYPITVGIVRARGEGSPKILHPSVYYLGLVAVYWCFGLIAGFSGGAFNVILRYPFTNLALSVLIFLLALASLDLIHLPFFQSKEVNTGQGCKGTFLLGMGAGLLSSPCVGPVVVAILLQITAGSGAISIGSILLASFKMFLFGVGLGFPFLMIGVFGLSLPKSGKWMRWIQWVLGLFVLYFSYTYFQKALSGWGVIDRSIPITALGILILLVCLYFFLPEDWDKYKRTKKALFLGGVVLSATGLVILLSGGLGGTNAAGASETETKGNLTWFRLPQKAYSEGKDSGKKVFIDFYADWCTNCKAFEELTLSDSSLNEALQGAVLLKIKENDPIFETYARDPRFEELKIGLPFFVILDAEGKLLYKNTDYLDTKTMIETLKNHP, from the coding sequence CTGATCTTGGGATTCCTGTCTTTTTTTCTCTTTACCTTGTCTCTTTCAGCTGAAGATCTCTCCGTTTCCTGGTTTGAAGAGATTCAGAAGTCCGTTTCCTCCGGAGTCTCGAGCGGGGGATTTGAATGGTCCACCGGCTTTGTTCTCATCGCGGGGGGGATTCTCGCGAGTCTTCTTCCTTGCGTGTATCCTCTTTATCCGATTACGGTAGGAATTGTAAGGGCAAGAGGAGAAGGCTCCCCGAAGATCCTTCATCCGTCAGTCTACTATTTGGGGCTCGTCGCAGTTTATTGGTGTTTCGGTTTGATTGCGGGTTTTTCGGGAGGAGCGTTTAACGTGATTCTCCGCTATCCCTTTACGAACCTCGCACTTTCCGTTCTTATTTTTCTCCTCGCACTCGCTTCCTTAGATTTGATTCATCTTCCTTTTTTTCAGTCCAAAGAAGTCAATACCGGCCAAGGTTGTAAGGGAACCTTTCTCTTAGGAATGGGAGCGGGACTTCTTTCTTCTCCTTGTGTGGGTCCCGTTGTCGTCGCAATTCTTCTTCAGATCACGGCGGGTTCTGGGGCGATTTCGATCGGTTCCATTCTTCTTGCATCGTTTAAGATGTTCCTTTTTGGGGTCGGATTGGGTTTTCCTTTTTTGATGATTGGTGTTTTCGGTCTTAGCCTTCCGAAGTCCGGAAAGTGGATGCGCTGGATCCAATGGGTTCTTGGCCTTTTCGTATTATATTTTTCTTATACATATTTTCAAAAGGCTCTTTCCGGTTGGGGAGTTATCGATCGTTCGATTCCTATCACCGCTCTGGGAATTTTGATTCTTCTTGTTTGCCTTTACTTTTTTCTCCCGGAAGATTGGGATAAATATAAGAGAACAAAGAAGGCCCTTTTCTTAGGCGGAGTCGTTTTGTCCGCGACGGGGCTCGTGATTCTTCTTTCCGGAGGTTTGGGAGGAACGAATGCCGCCGGTGCTTCGGAGACCGAGACAAAAGGAAATCTAACCTGGTTTCGACTTCCTCAGAAAGCCTATTCGGAAGGAAAGGATTCCGGTAAAAAAGTATTTATCGATTTTTATGCAGACTGGTGTACGAATTGTAAAGCATTTGAGGAATTGACACTTTCTGATTCTTCATTGAACGAGGCTTTGCAAGGTGCGGTCCTCTTGAAGATCAAAGAGAACGATCCTATTTTTGAAACTTACGCAAGAGATCCGCGTTTCGAAGAATTGAAGATCGGTCTTCCCTTCTTTGTGATCCTGGACGCAGAAGGTAAACTTTTGTATAAGAATACGGATTACCTGGATACAAAAACCATGATAGAAACTCTAAAGAATCATCCTTAG